A genome region from Bacillaceae bacterium IKA-2 includes the following:
- a CDS encoding methionine ABC transporter permease, producing the protein MIFNILEFYEKWGSNIWKATAETFQMVSISLSISIIIGIPLGVLIVLTRPNKSLENKYVYQSLNVLINIIRSIPFIILLFFILPFTKLIVGTSIGVKGVIVPLVVYTAPYIARLMESSLLEVNKGILEAYEAMGIKTRHIIWHVMIREARPSIILGLTIATIGLIGATAMAGLVGAGGLGDLAYRFGHLRYEEDVMIVTVALLVILVQGIQSIGNYLANRLKKD; encoded by the coding sequence ATGATCTTTAATATATTAGAATTTTATGAAAAATGGGGTTCAAATATTTGGAAAGCAACCGCTGAAACGTTTCAGATGGTATCGATCTCCCTGTCAATTTCCATTATAATCGGTATCCCACTAGGAGTACTGATTGTCTTAACTCGACCGAATAAGAGCTTAGAAAATAAGTATGTTTATCAATCTTTAAATGTCTTGATTAATATTATTCGTTCAATTCCGTTTATTATTTTACTGTTTTTTATTCTCCCTTTTACAAAGTTAATTGTCGGGACTTCAATAGGCGTTAAAGGAGTAATCGTCCCACTTGTTGTTTATACTGCGCCGTACATTGCCCGATTAATGGAGTCTTCTTTACTTGAAGTTAACAAAGGGATTCTTGAAGCGTATGAGGCAATGGGGATCAAAACAAGGCATATTATTTGGCATGTGATGATTCGCGAGGCACGACCTTCGATTATTCTTGGTTTAACGATTGCGACGATTGGATTAATTGGTGCAACTGCGATGGCTGGTCTCGTTGGAGCAGGTGGTCTTGGTGATTTAGCTTATCGATTTGGCCATCTTCGGTATGAAGAAGATGTGATGATTGTGACAGTCGCACTACTTGTTATTCTTGTTCAAGGTATCCAATCAATCGGAAATTATCTGGCAAATAGGTTGAAAAAGGATTAG
- a CDS encoding zinc-binding dehydrogenase, with product MKVVQVIGYGGIEQLQVVDKQIPQPKENEVLIQVKACAINNTEIWMREGAYGTEKKSGWRPEGVKFPIIPGSDITGKVVGVGINVDEKKIGEDVILFPFTSGAEEGYENISDDMSFIGSEYDGGYAQYVVWPAELCFPMPLPSYSESAAFPVSGLTAWHMVEQIRLRANETVMVTGANGGVGFLNVQIAAKVFGATVIAIVGDLSLEAKMKELGATHVLSYKSKQLEQEILEANGGTPIDAVLDVVGDALFHTSLQVLKKGGKFCTSGSAGGQKTELDFRTLYLKHITLLGSVLGTREEFKRLMQAVSNHQIKPIIDRTFPLHEAGKAQMYFKESGKLGKIVLLPE from the coding sequence ATGAAAGTAGTTCAAGTAATCGGATATGGCGGAATAGAACAATTACAAGTAGTCGACAAACAGATTCCCCAACCAAAAGAAAACGAAGTACTCATTCAAGTCAAAGCATGTGCGATTAATAATACAGAAATCTGGATGCGCGAAGGTGCTTATGGTACTGAGAAAAAGTCTGGTTGGCGTCCTGAAGGAGTGAAATTTCCAATAATACCTGGATCAGATATTACCGGCAAGGTAGTAGGTGTTGGTATTAATGTAGATGAAAAAAAGATTGGCGAAGATGTTATCTTATTTCCATTCACTTCGGGGGCTGAAGAAGGATACGAGAATATTTCGGATGATATGTCTTTTATTGGCTCAGAATATGATGGTGGTTATGCCCAATATGTTGTTTGGCCTGCAGAACTTTGCTTTCCAATGCCCTTACCAAGCTACTCCGAAAGTGCAGCATTTCCTGTAAGCGGTTTGACCGCATGGCATATGGTCGAGCAAATCAGACTCCGTGCTAATGAAACCGTCATGGTTACAGGTGCAAATGGTGGGGTTGGTTTTCTAAATGTTCAAATTGCTGCTAAGGTTTTTGGAGCAACGGTTATTGCCATTGTAGGTGACCTTTCATTGGAAGCTAAAATGAAAGAGTTAGGGGCAACTCATGTATTATCATATAAATCAAAACAACTTGAACAGGAAATTCTCGAGGCAAATGGAGGAACTCCGATCGATGCTGTTTTGGATGTTGTAGGAGATGCTCTGTTTCATACTTCACTTCAAGTATTAAAAAAAGGAGGCAAATTTTGTACCTCAGGATCTGCTGGTGGACAAAAAACGGAGTTGGATTTCAGAACATTATATTTAAAACATATTACTTTGCTTGGATCGGTCTTGGGAACAAGAGAAGAGTTTAAACGATTAATGCAGGCAGTATCAAATCATCAAATCAAACCTATTATTGATCGTACTTTTCCACTTCATGAAGCTGGAAAAGCACAGATGTATTTTAAAGAATCAGGTAAACTAGGGAAAATTGTTCTCTTGCCAGAATAA
- a CDS encoding ATP-binding cassette domain-containing protein — protein MISLKNISKTFHSKKSKIDALRNVSLEVKQGEIFGVIGYSGAGKSTLIRCVNLLETPSAGEVVINGTNLMNLPQSKLREQRQNIGMIFQGFNLLKTATVYDNVAIPLKLAGISKIEVEKRVKKYLAIVGLEDKHHAYPEQLSGGQKQRVAIARALSHEPEVLLSDEATSSLDPETTEAILELLLKINQQFKITILLITHEMHVIQKICDKVAVMENGEVIEQGNVIDLYSNPKHATTKKFIDSMFPVDLPTTVVDELSQKGPIMKLSFVGQSTGKPALANIVKKFDVYTNILSGSIVQLKNEPYGRMIVHIEGEEKDTTAAILSLEEEGVRVEEVSIDDL, from the coding sequence GTGATTTCACTAAAAAATATTTCTAAAACATTTCACTCAAAAAAAAGTAAGATTGATGCATTACGAAATGTTTCCCTTGAAGTGAAACAAGGTGAAATCTTTGGAGTTATTGGATATAGTGGTGCCGGAAAAAGTACGTTGATCCGTTGTGTCAATTTGCTTGAAACACCAAGCGCTGGAGAAGTAGTGATCAATGGTACAAACTTGATGAATCTTCCCCAATCAAAATTGCGAGAACAACGTCAAAATATCGGGATGATTTTCCAAGGTTTTAATTTATTAAAAACAGCAACTGTCTATGATAATGTAGCGATTCCGTTAAAGCTTGCAGGAATATCTAAAATTGAGGTTGAAAAGCGAGTTAAGAAATATTTAGCAATTGTCGGCTTAGAAGATAAGCACCATGCGTATCCAGAACAACTATCAGGTGGTCAAAAACAGCGAGTGGCGATTGCCAGAGCTTTATCTCATGAACCAGAAGTTCTCTTAAGTGATGAAGCGACAAGTTCGCTTGATCCAGAAACAACGGAAGCGATACTCGAACTGCTTTTAAAGATCAATCAACAATTTAAGATTACTATCTTATTAATTACTCATGAGATGCATGTCATTCAAAAAATATGCGACAAAGTTGCAGTGATGGAAAATGGCGAGGTAATTGAACAAGGTAATGTGATTGATTTGTATTCAAATCCCAAACACGCAACGACGAAAAAATTCATTGATAGTATGTTTCCGGTCGATCTTCCTACCACTGTCGTTGACGAACTAAGTCAAAAGGGTCCGATTATGAAACTGTCTTTTGTCGGTCAGTCAACAGGAAAGCCAGCTCTAGCGAATATTGTCAAGAAATTCGACGTTTATACTAATATTTTATCTGGTAGCATCGTTCAATTAAAAAATGAACCATATGGAAGAATGATCGTCCATATTGAGGGAGAAGAAAAAGATACAACTGCAGCCATTTTAAGTTTAGAAGAAGAAGGCGTTCGAGTCGAGGAGGTGAGTATCGATGATCTTTAA
- a CDS encoding aldo/keto reductase family protein: MKYRRLGSSGLKVSEISLGSWLTYGKSVDENLAEKTIHKAYELGINFFDSANVYERGEGERVLAQALKEYRRESYVITTKAFGQMGDGPNDRGLSRKHITEQLHSSLKRMKLDYVDVFYCHRYDHETPVEETLRAIDDLIRQGKILYAGVSEWSAAQIEEAVRIADKRLLDRIVVNQPVYNMFKRYIENEIIPVSEKHGIGQVVFSPLAQGILTGKYKPGLVPESSRAANESINTGIKNMLNDDVLNKVENLEKIASELDITLPSLALAWILRQPNVASALIGASKPSQIEENLKAIDVALSEDVLNKIEVILA, from the coding sequence ATGAAATATAGAAGATTAGGAAGCTCTGGTTTAAAAGTTAGTGAAATAAGTTTAGGTAGTTGGTTAACTTATGGTAAATCAGTCGATGAAAATTTAGCTGAAAAGACAATACATAAAGCCTATGAGTTAGGAATTAATTTTTTTGATTCAGCAAATGTCTATGAACGTGGAGAAGGGGAGCGGGTGTTAGCTCAAGCTCTTAAGGAATACCGCCGAGAGTCATATGTGATTACAACAAAGGCTTTTGGACAAATGGGTGACGGGCCTAACGACCGGGGATTATCGCGTAAACATATTACCGAGCAACTCCATAGTAGTTTAAAGCGGATGAAATTAGATTATGTAGATGTTTTTTATTGTCACCGTTACGATCATGAAACACCTGTCGAGGAGACGCTGCGAGCGATTGATGATTTAATTCGCCAAGGAAAAATCTTATATGCAGGGGTTAGTGAATGGAGTGCAGCTCAAATCGAGGAAGCAGTCAGAATTGCAGATAAACGTTTATTAGATCGTATCGTTGTTAATCAACCTGTTTACAATATGTTTAAACGCTATATTGAAAACGAAATTATTCCTGTCAGTGAAAAGCATGGCATTGGTCAAGTTGTATTTTCACCATTAGCTCAAGGTATTTTGACAGGCAAATACAAGCCAGGTCTTGTTCCAGAAAGTAGTCGAGCGGCAAATGAGTCGATTAATACTGGAATAAAAAATATGTTGAATGATGATGTTCTCAATAAAGTTGAAAACTTAGAAAAGATCGCGTCAGAATTGGACATCACGTTACCGTCACTTGCTTTAGCGTGGATTTTACGCCAACCTAATGTTGCAAGTGCTTTAATCGGAGCCAGTAAACCTAGTCAGATTGAAGAAAATCTGAAGGCGATTGATGTTGCATTATCGGAGGACGTTCTAAACAAAATCGAAGTAATTTTAGCATAA
- a CDS encoding polysaccharide deacetylase family protein, with translation MIRKLTLIATISLFLVIGYLFFPFNTSSSVKLGNDHSYFNRSDKEIVNIQPPLFIQPLENLAEKIIAVKQKNYSEPRQWGENVTNVIRNFNTDKKVVALTFDACGGEFGSGYDEKLINFLITEKIPATLFVNSRWIDTNLETFLYLASLKQFQIENHGTEHRPLSIKGGTAWGIKGTTSVDEVIAEVVTNYEKIKNLTGHESRYFRSGTAFYDEVAVQIVEDLGMKVVNYDILGDAGATFTANQVKEALLKAQPGSIALLHMNQPSKGTAAGVQMAIPLLKELGFSFITLDEGERLDESLQ, from the coding sequence ATGATTCGGAAGCTAACTTTAATAGCAACAATTTCCTTGTTTTTGGTTATTGGTTATTTATTTTTCCCGTTTAACACTTCTAGTTCAGTCAAACTTGGAAATGATCATTCTTATTTTAACAGAAGCGATAAAGAGATCGTAAATATTCAACCGCCATTATTTATTCAACCTTTAGAAAACTTAGCAGAAAAAATCATTGCAGTAAAACAAAAAAACTATTCTGAACCTAGACAATGGGGTGAAAATGTTACAAATGTCATTAGAAATTTCAACACAGATAAGAAAGTTGTCGCTTTAACATTTGATGCATGCGGTGGAGAATTTGGGAGCGGCTATGATGAGAAACTTATTAACTTTTTAATAACGGAAAAAATTCCAGCGACGTTATTCGTAAATAGCCGGTGGATTGACACTAACCTAGAGACATTTCTTTATTTAGCTTCTCTTAAGCAATTTCAAATTGAAAACCACGGTACAGAGCATCGTCCACTATCAATAAAAGGGGGTACAGCTTGGGGAATTAAAGGAACAACTAGTGTAGATGAGGTAATTGCAGAAGTAGTGACTAATTACGAAAAGATCAAAAATCTAACTGGGCATGAATCACGTTATTTCCGCTCAGGAACTGCCTTTTATGATGAAGTAGCTGTTCAAATCGTTGAAGATTTAGGGATGAAAGTTGTCAATTACGACATTTTAGGTGATGCAGGTGCAACATTTACTGCAAACCAAGTCAAAGAGGCACTTTTAAAAGCGCAACCAGGCTCAATTGCGCTTTTACATATGAACCAACCGTCAAAAGGAACCGCCGCCGGTGTGCAAATGGCCATTCCCCTCTTAAAAGAACTAGGTTTTTCTTTCATCACCCTTGATGAAGGCGAGCGCTTAGACGAATCATTACAATAA
- a CDS encoding ABC transporter ATP-binding protein, translating to MREQQNSLKPFISLILSTRISKPAMALGLIGSIITTLVGLTIPLFAKEIVDGSALGSISITIIIAIGIAFILQAVIDGFSMYLLAAVGQRIVARLREFLWLKLIRLPVSFYDKTASGESVSRVVNDTGIVKDLISQHFPRFITGIISIIGAVIILLVMDWKMTVIMLISVPLTLALMIPLGRKMRKIARGLQDETAIFTGNIQQTLGEIRLMKAATAEEFEGNKGKDGIEKLLGFGLKEARIFAMIGPLMYLIIMIVIVLIMAYGGMRVAEGTMSTGSLVAFLLYLFQIIMPITTFAMFFTQLQKAKGATERIIDILELPEEASQEGLEKDITNESVYVENVSFAYSEDEPVIENVSFEARPGEMIAFAGPSGGGKTTLFSLLERFYEPTSAQIRIGATPIKDLSMKSWRSQIGYVSQESAMMSGTIRENLTYGLADSKNISDDRLWEVARMAYADEFIQAFSKGLDTIVGERGMKLSGGQRQRISIARAFLRNPKILMMDEATASLDSQSEGIVQQALTRLMEGRTTFVIAHRLSTIVDADKIIFIEKGKVTGSGTHQELTQTHELYRKFAKQQLS from the coding sequence ATGAGAGAACAACAAAATAGTCTAAAACCATTTATTTCGCTAATCTTATCTACAAGAATCTCGAAGCCAGCTATGGCTCTAGGGTTAATAGGGAGCATTATTACGACACTTGTCGGGCTAACAATTCCGTTATTTGCAAAAGAAATAGTAGATGGATCCGCCTTAGGTTCAATAAGCATCACGATCATAATTGCAATCGGCATCGCATTTATTCTTCAAGCGGTTATCGATGGATTTTCGATGTACCTGTTAGCGGCAGTAGGTCAAAGAATTGTCGCTCGGTTACGAGAGTTCCTCTGGTTAAAGCTGATTAGGCTGCCGGTAAGCTTTTATGATAAAACTGCGAGCGGCGAATCAGTAAGTCGAGTTGTCAACGACACGGGTATTGTAAAAGATTTAATATCACAGCATTTTCCGCGCTTTATTACAGGCATTATCTCTATTATTGGAGCAGTGATTATCCTCCTAGTTATGGATTGGAAAATGACAGTAATTATGTTGATTTCAGTTCCTCTAACGCTCGCTTTGATGATTCCACTTGGCAGGAAAATGAGGAAAATAGCACGTGGTTTACAAGATGAAACAGCTATTTTTACCGGAAATATTCAACAGACTCTGGGTGAAATACGTTTAATGAAAGCGGCAACTGCTGAAGAATTTGAAGGAAATAAAGGAAAAGATGGGATTGAAAAACTACTTGGTTTTGGATTAAAGGAAGCACGCATTTTTGCAATGATTGGTCCACTTATGTATCTGATTATCATGATTGTGATCGTCTTAATTATGGCATATGGTGGTATGCGTGTCGCCGAAGGAACGATGTCAACTGGTTCACTTGTTGCTTTTTTACTTTATCTCTTCCAAATCATTATGCCAATTACAACTTTTGCGATGTTTTTTACTCAATTGCAAAAAGCGAAAGGGGCAACAGAACGAATTATCGACATTTTGGAATTACCTGAAGAAGCAAGCCAGGAAGGTTTAGAAAAGGATATCACCAACGAATCTGTCTATGTTGAAAATGTATCCTTTGCCTATAGTGAGGATGAGCCAGTCATTGAAAATGTTTCATTTGAAGCGAGGCCAGGTGAAATGATCGCCTTTGCAGGGCCAAGCGGTGGTGGTAAAACAACCTTGTTCAGTTTACTTGAACGTTTTTATGAACCAACTTCAGCCCAAATACGGATTGGTGCGACACCTATAAAGGATTTATCGATGAAGTCATGGCGCAGTCAAATTGGCTATGTTTCTCAGGAAAGTGCGATGATGTCTGGGACGATTAGAGAAAACTTAACGTATGGTTTAGCTGATTCGAAAAATATATCGGATGATCGACTATGGGAAGTCGCGAGAATGGCTTATGCGGATGAATTTATTCAAGCATTTTCGAAAGGATTGGATACAATAGTTGGTGAGCGGGGTATGAAATTGTCAGGAGGACAAAGACAACGGATTAGCATTGCGCGTGCATTTTTGCGAAATCCTAAAATTTTGATGATGGATGAAGCAACGGCAAGCTTAGATAGTCAGTCAGAAGGCATTGTTCAGCAAGCATTAACTCGGCTAATGGAAGGTCGTACCACCTTCGTGATTGCGCACAGGCTCTCAACAATTGTCGATGCGGATAAAATTATTTTCATTGAAAAAGGGAAAGTGACAGGAAGCGGAACTCATCAAGAACTGACACAAACTCATGAATTATATCGTAAATTCGCAAAACAGCAGCTATCATGA
- a CDS encoding pyridoxal phosphate-dependent aminotransferase yields the protein MKQFQQSDMLKSLPKQFFANLVKKVEKVKLEHDDVINLGQGNPDQPTPSHIVKALQEATENSVYHKYAPFRGFSFLKEAVATYYKREYDVDLDPETEVAVLFGTKTGLVEISQCLLNKDDIALVPDPGYPDYWSGIAIAGGKMSPMPLLEENQYLPDFSKITDRTLEKSKLMFLNYPNNPTGAIATQELFEQAIKVGEENDICIVHDFAYGAIGFDQERPISFMQIPDAKNAGIEMMTLSKTYNMAGWRIGFAVGNASVIDALNLFQDHYYCSVFGGIQEAAATALLESQACVTKLVDCYQNRRDVFIKAISEIGWKVDAPKGSFFAWLPVPPSYTSEQFADLLLQKARVVVASGNGFGKFGEGYVRIGLLSSEDKLVEAAQRIGRLNIVWNEQDAIDSNHSRT from the coding sequence ATGAAGCAGTTTCAACAATCTGATATGTTAAAAAGTCTTCCAAAACAGTTTTTTGCAAATCTGGTCAAAAAGGTAGAAAAAGTAAAACTTGAGCATGATGATGTCATCAACTTAGGCCAGGGAAATCCAGATCAACCAACACCTTCTCACATTGTTAAAGCACTGCAAGAAGCTACTGAAAATTCAGTTTACCATAAATACGCTCCATTTCGAGGCTTTTCATTTTTGAAAGAAGCGGTGGCGACTTATTATAAGCGTGAGTATGATGTCGATCTTGATCCCGAAACAGAAGTGGCCGTTTTATTTGGAACAAAAACTGGACTAGTAGAAATCAGCCAATGCTTATTAAATAAAGATGATATTGCATTAGTTCCAGACCCTGGATATCCTGACTACTGGTCAGGTATAGCGATAGCTGGTGGTAAGATGTCGCCGATGCCTCTTTTGGAAGAAAATCAGTACTTACCTGATTTTAGCAAAATTACTGATCGTACATTAGAAAAATCGAAACTAATGTTTTTAAATTATCCAAACAATCCAACTGGTGCGATTGCTACGCAAGAATTATTTGAACAAGCAATCAAAGTCGGTGAGGAAAATGATATTTGTATCGTTCATGATTTTGCCTACGGTGCGATTGGTTTTGATCAAGAAAGGCCAATCAGTTTTATGCAAATCCCAGATGCGAAAAATGCTGGTATCGAGATGATGACATTATCAAAAACATATAACATGGCGGGCTGGAGAATTGGCTTTGCCGTTGGTAATGCAAGTGTGATAGATGCATTAAATCTTTTTCAAGACCACTATTATTGTAGCGTATTTGGTGGAATTCAAGAAGCGGCTGCTACTGCATTACTCGAATCTCAAGCTTGTGTGACTAAACTTGTCGATTGTTATCAGAACCGAAGAGATGTATTTATCAAAGCAATTAGTGAAATTGGCTGGAAAGTAGACGCACCTAAAGGTTCATTTTTTGCCTGGCTACCAGTTCCCCCTTCGTATACTTCTGAACAGTTTGCTGATTTGTTATTGCAAAAAGCTAGAGTAGTGGTTGCGTCTGGTAATGGTTTTGGAAAATTTGGTGAAGGATATGTACGGATTGGTTTATTGAGTAGCGAAGACAAGTTAGTTGAAGCAGCACAACGAATTGGACGATTAAACATTGTCTGGAATGAACAAGATGCAATCGATTCAAACCACAGCAGGACCTAG
- a CDS encoding LysM peptidoglycan-binding domain-containing protein — protein sequence MAIQLGTHIIYTVQPGDTVYRLAVRFESDVDAISRANALYPPYTDPFLIFPGEVLVIPRQYIGPTQTLYVIQPGDSLGLLSQRFSTEWEIIAGINPTVQNPNIIFPNQQLIMPIFVFDVRLNDTLYSISQQTGVSLEKILLANRFRTSVSPDLIFEGIKILIPIPSMKNIAVLKPLPGSIVRENSIIEGFARGFEANVLYRLIDANNTEVIEETFTTADYAGPDYGPFRDRMLFDANPTAAEGKLQVYTRSAKDGSIQDLVEIKVFFDIQ from the coding sequence ATGGCGATTCAACTAGGAACTCATATTATTTATACCGTGCAGCCTGGAGATACGGTTTACAGACTTGCTGTAAGATTCGAAAGTGATGTCGATGCGATTAGTCGTGCAAATGCTCTATATCCACCTTATACAGATCCATTTCTGATTTTCCCCGGAGAGGTGTTGGTTATTCCTAGACAATATATCGGCCCAACGCAAACTCTCTATGTCATACAACCTGGAGATAGTCTAGGATTGCTATCACAACGATTTTCAACAGAATGGGAAATTATAGCTGGAATTAATCCGACGGTACAGAACCCAAACATTATTTTTCCGAACCAACAGTTGATCATGCCTATTTTTGTTTTTGACGTGAGGTTGAATGATACTCTCTATTCCATTTCGCAACAAACGGGTGTTTCATTGGAGAAAATTTTGTTAGCAAACAGATTCCGTACTAGCGTTTCACCTGATCTGATTTTTGAAGGGATTAAAATCCTGATTCCGATTCCATCGATGAAAAACATCGCTGTTCTTAAACCTTTACCGGGAAGTATTGTTCGTGAAAATTCAATCATTGAAGGGTTTGCGAGGGGATTCGAAGCCAACGTGCTCTATCGGCTAATTGATGCAAATAATACAGAAGTAATCGAAGAAACGTTTACAACCGCTGATTATGCCGGTCCCGACTATGGGCCATTTAGAGACAGGATGTTATTTGACGCTAATCCAACAGCCGCAGAAGGGAAATTACAAGTGTATACAAGAAGTGCAAAGGATGGTTCTATCCAAGATTTAGTAGAGATCAAAGTTTTCTTTGACATTCAATAA
- a CDS encoding carbon-nitrogen family hydrolase: MVMKVACLQFDIQYGKPTQNKELILKEIHKAMQTKPDVIILPELWTTGYDLARLNEIGDVDGKDTKNFISLLAKQHEVNIVAGSIAKKTVAGITNTMYVFNRQGECISEYSKVHLFKLMNEHLYLQPGNKKGLFNLDGISSAGLICYDIRFPEWVRAHTITGAKIIFIVAEWPLVRLDHWRALLKSRAIENQCYIVACNRSGSDPNNQFAGHSLIINPWGEFLAEAGQNSTILTATLDLAIVSEIRKQIPIFEDRRPDLY, encoded by the coding sequence ATCGTCATGAAAGTTGCTTGTTTACAATTTGATATTCAATATGGAAAACCCACTCAAAATAAAGAGCTCATTCTCAAGGAAATTCATAAAGCCATGCAAACTAAGCCCGATGTGATTATCCTCCCAGAACTATGGACAACTGGCTATGATCTTGCTCGATTAAATGAAATCGGCGATGTTGATGGAAAAGATACGAAAAATTTTATTTCACTGCTTGCCAAACAACACGAAGTAAACATTGTTGCAGGGTCGATTGCCAAGAAAACCGTTGCAGGAATTACAAACACAATGTATGTCTTTAACCGCCAAGGCGAATGCATCAGTGAATATAGTAAAGTCCATTTATTCAAGTTAATGAATGAACACCTTTATCTTCAACCTGGAAATAAGAAAGGTTTATTTAACCTTGATGGCATTTCCTCTGCTGGCCTAATTTGTTATGACATCCGTTTTCCTGAATGGGTGCGAGCTCATACAATAACTGGCGCAAAAATCATTTTTATCGTTGCAGAGTGGCCGCTTGTCCGCTTAGATCATTGGCGAGCGTTATTAAAAAGTCGTGCCATTGAAAATCAATGTTACATCGTGGCGTGCAATCGCTCTGGAAGCGATCCAAATAATCAATTTGCTGGTCATTCCCTCATCATTAATCCTTGGGGAGAGTTTCTAGCAGAAGCTGGTCAAAATTCGACTATTTTAACAGCTACACTTGATTTAGCTATTGTTTCAGAAATTCGTAAACAAATTCCTATTTTTGAAGATCGACGTCCCGATTTGTATTAA
- a CDS encoding DUF6254 family protein: protein MTQSKSQEDRQFRKRKEAQNPHGKVKSFKNIASEAKKE from the coding sequence ATGACGCAATCAAAATCACAAGAAGATCGACAATTTCGAAAACGCAAAGAAGCTCAAAATCCTCATGGAAAAGTTAAATCTTTTAAAAATATTGCAAGTGAGGCTAAAAAAGAATAA
- a CDS encoding MetQ/NlpA family ABC transporter substrate-binding protein, with the protein MKKLLVTAFTTVSLLALAACGGADNSKQELAEDYLKIGVTAGPHEQILEKVKEVAAENGLEIDVQVFTEYVMPNVALAEGDLDANSFQHKPYLDNFKSDRNLDLVEVATTVNFPMGIYSTEISDVSELKEGDIVGLPNDPTNGARALILFEAAGLITLDPDAGVAATINDIVENPKNLKFIELEASQIPRQLDELVAATINTNFAIEHGYVPTRDSIFIEPGDSPWVNLIAVRTENKDDAVIAKLIEAYQSEEVRQFIEEQFEGSVVPSW; encoded by the coding sequence TTGAAAAAACTTTTAGTAACAGCTTTCACAACAGTATCATTACTAGCATTAGCGGCATGCGGAGGAGCAGATAATAGTAAGCAAGAATTAGCAGAGGATTATCTTAAAATAGGGGTAACTGCTGGGCCACATGAGCAAATTCTTGAAAAAGTGAAAGAAGTAGCAGCAGAAAATGGATTGGAAATTGATGTCCAAGTATTTACAGAATATGTCATGCCTAATGTCGCGTTAGCCGAAGGTGATCTTGATGCGAATAGCTTTCAACATAAACCATATTTAGATAATTTCAAGTCTGACCGTAATCTAGATCTTGTCGAAGTAGCGACAACAGTTAACTTCCCAATGGGTATTTACTCAACAGAAATTAGTGACGTTTCAGAATTGAAAGAGGGAGATATAGTCGGTTTGCCAAATGATCCGACAAACGGAGCAAGAGCGTTAATTCTTTTTGAAGCAGCTGGATTAATCACCTTAGATCCAGATGCTGGAGTTGCAGCAACTATTAATGATATTGTTGAAAATCCTAAAAACTTAAAATTTATTGAACTAGAAGCATCACAAATTCCACGTCAATTAGATGAATTAGTAGCTGCAACGATTAACACAAACTTTGCTATTGAACATGGCTATGTTCCTACCAGAGATTCTATTTTTATCGAACCAGGTGATTCACCATGGGTTAATCTTATTGCTGTACGTACTGAAAATAAAGATGATGCTGTTATTGCCAAATTAATTGAAGCTTATCAATCTGAAGAAGTTAGACAGTTTATTGAAGAGCAGTTTGAAGGCTCTGTTGTCCCATCTTGGTAA